AAAGTACTCCGACTCCTCCTGGTAGCGCCGCTCACCGGTCTCCTCGTACAGCTTGAGGCCCATGCGGGAGATGCCGTAGTCGTTGAGGTAGCCCTCCAGCGCCCAGGACAGGCCCTCGTGGGTCTCGGTGCTCGTGTAGCCGAGGAAGGGGGAGGTGGCCATGCCCTTGCGGCCGACGCCCGAGTTCGGCGGGACGACCGTCGCGTTCTTCACGGCCGCCTCGTACGCCGCCTTCGCGTCGAAGCCGACGCCCTTGACGTACGCGTCCGCGAACGCCACGTCCGAGGAGGTGCCCGTCATCAGGTCCGCGTAGCCGGGGGAGGACCAGCGCGAGGTCCAGCCGCCGTCCTTGTACTGCTGCACGAACCCGTCGACCAGCTCACCCGCCCGCGACGGGGTCAGGAACGCGTACGCGGGCCACGTCGTCCGGTAGGTGTCCCAGAAACCGTTGTTGACGTACACCTTGCCGTCGACGATCTTCGCGCCCGTGTGCGTCGGGGTGTCCGGGTTCGGCATGGGGGAGAACGGCGAGGCGTACCGGTACTCCCCACCGACCTTCTCGAACCCGGAGTTCGGGTACAGGTACAGCCGGTACAGGCTGGAGTACAGCGTCGTCAGCTGGTCGGGCGTCGCGCCCTCCACCTCGACCTTGCCGAGCAGCCGGTCCCACTGCCGCTGGGCGCTCCTCTTCACCGCCTCGAAGGACCGGCCCTCCGGGATCTCCTGGCGGAGGTTGTCCCTGGCCTGGTCGAGGCTGATGAGCGAGGTCGCCAGGCGCAGGGTGACGGTCCGGTCGTCGGCCTCGAAGCGCAGATAGCCCTTGACGCCGCTGGAGTCCCCGTCGGTGACCGGCTTGTCGAACTCGCCGTACACGAACAGCCGGGTCGCACCCGTCGACAGCCCGGACTTCACGTCCGAGAAGCCGGTGACGACCCCGTGCTCCTGGTCGAGCGTGAGCCCCGCCTGGTCGGTCACATTGTCGAACAGGACGCTCGTGTCATCGCCCGGGTAGGTGAAGCGCAGGGCCGCCGCGTGATCGGTCGGCGCCATCTCGGCCTTCAGCCCGTTCTCGAACCGCACCCCGTAGTAGTAGGGCCGCGCGGTCTCGTTCTCGTGCCGGAAGGCCAGCTCCCGCGCCTCCCGCCCGTACGCCGGGGTTCCGTCGGCCACGGACGGCATCACCTGGAAGGTCTGCCGGTCACCCATCCAGGGACTCGGCTCGTGGCTCGCGCTGAACGCCTGGATCGTCGGCAGGTTGTCCGCGTTGTTCGCTCGCGCGTAGTCGTACAGCCAGCTCAGCGAACCCGCGTTGGTCACCGGGGTCCAGAAGTTGAAGCCGTGCGGCACGGCCGTCGCCGGGAAGTTGTTGCCCCGCGAGAAACCGCCGCTGGAGTGGGTGCCGCGCGTGGTCACCGCGTAGTCCGACAGGTGCGCCTTCGACCGCTCGGGAGCGACGGACTCGATGCTCACGTCGTCCAGCCACCCCCGGAACTTCGCCGGCCCCTTCGGCGAGTCGTACGCCACCAGGATCCGGTCCACGGTCTTCCCGGCGGCCACCGACCCGATCCGCGACACGACGTTGTTCCACTGGTTGACGTAGAGGATCTTCGCCGCGCCCTGCCCCCGCGGGGTCAGCGGGAAGCCGTGCTGGTCGGTGGCGCGCAGCTCGCTCAGCTGGGTGCCGTCGGTGAAGACGAGGTCGACGGAGACGTTCGTCGCGTCGTAGTCGAGGTCACCGTCCGCCATCGACGGGAAGATCCGGTACGACAACCGTGTGTTCCGGCCGACGGCCACGTTCACGTCGAACACCCTGTTGTACGAGTACGCCCGCCCGTCGGCGATGTGCCGGCCGGCGTACCGCAGGGCCCGCTTTCCGGTGAACCCGGCGCCCGCCTTGGCGGTGGGGGAGCCGCTCGGGCCGCGGTCGACGAGGGAGAGCATGTCCTGCGGGACGGGCCCGGCACCGCCGCCGGTGGACAGCTGGAGGTCGGCGAGCTGGAGGATGTCGCCGCCGTTGTTGCCGGTGACCTCGAGCCGGAAGTGCCGGTACTCGGCGGGCTCCGCCAGGTCGTACGTCTTCGTCTGGAACCGCTCGGCGAAGGATTCACCCGTGCGGGTGTCGAGGGTCTTCCAGTCCGTGCCGTCGGCCGAGCCCTTCAGGGTCCAGTCCGCGGGGTCGCGCTCGTCGTGGTCGTTGGCCGACGTCAGCGCGTAACGCACGAGTTCGACCGGCTTGTCCAGGTCCAACTCGGCCCAGCCGGTGGGCTCAAAGGTGAGCCACTTGGTGCTCGGCTCGCCGTCGACGAGGTTCTCCTTCACCTCGCCGCCACCGGTGTTCTCGGCACTGGCCCGGACGTCCGTGACCTGATCCGTCACATTGCCCGGTATGCCGCTGCTGTAGCCGCCGTCCACGCCCGAGGCCCGCTTGCCGCCGTCCGGGGCGGTGTCGACGGTGTTCTGCCAGTCCGGAACCGGGTCATCCGCCTCGAAGGAGGACGCGAACTTCCGGTCGGGGGCCTCGGGGACTTCGGGCAGTGCGACCGCAACGCCCTGTGAACTCAGGGCCAAAGCGAGGGCGGTCGCCGACACGACCGCCGCACCCCATCTGTGCCGAGCTTTCCGCTGCATCAACGGGTACCCTCCCTGCGCAGTGGACAACGTTGTCACCTTCGATGCGCAAGGACCAGTAGTTGCCCAAGTGGTGAGAGGTGTCAAGGGTGTTGCCTGTGGCATTCGGGGGCGACGACGGGGATTTTTCCGCCGGAGAACACACAGGCCGCTCATACTTCCGCGAGGTCTCAACTCGGATAAGACCCACGGCCAACCTTGTGTTCGATCTTGATCCGCTGGCGGGAAGTGGACTATACCTGTCGGACGCTTCACACGATCCGCACGTCAGCGACCGTACGTCAGCGCCCGTCAGCGCCCGCATGTCAGCACCCGCACTTTCCTGCACGACCCAGCTTGACCCGATCGCGGTGCCGGGAAGGATCCGGTTCACCGCCTGAGTCCTGGAGAAGGCGAGGACTTGAGCATGGGATCCACTTCCGCCGAGAACCACGGCACCGAGGGTGTCGGCCGCCGTGATCTGATCAAACGGTCCGCCGCGCTCGGGCTGATCTCCGTCCCCACCATGAGTTTCCTGTCCGCCTGCGCCAGCAGCGGCGGCGGCGACAGCGGGGACAAGGCCAAGGCCGGCAAGAAGACCGAGAAGAACCCGCTCGGCGTCAACGACACCGCGGGCATGGAATTCGTGCTGTTCGACGGTGGTTTCGGCAAGGAGTACGCCGAGGACGCCGTGAAGATCTACGAGAAGAACTTCCCCAAGGTGAAGGTGAAGTTCTCCGCCACCCAGAAGATCCAGTCCACGCTCCAGCCCCGCTTCAACCAGGGCACCCCGCCGGACCTCATCGACAACTCCGGCGCCGAGCAGATGGACATGGGCGTCCTCGCGAGCAAGCAGCAGCTCACCGACCTCACCCCGCTGCTGGACGCCCCGTCCTACGACGACCCGGCCAAGAAGGTCCGCGACACGCTGCGCCCCGGCATCGTGGAGATGGGCCAACTCGACGGCGACCCGGTCTGGATCATGTACTACGCCTACACCGTCTACGGCGTCTGGTACTCGCGGAAGGCCCTCGACTCGCTCGACGAGCAGTACCCGGAGACCTGGGACCAGATGCTCGCGGTCTGCGAGAAGGCCAAGAAGAAGGGCATGGCGGGCTGGACGTACGCGGGCAAGTACCCGTACTACCTCCCCTTCTCGCTCTATCCGATGATCGGCAAGGTCGGCGGCCGCGAGGTCCTCGACGCCATCGACAACCTGGAGCCGAACGCCTGGAAGCACCCGGCCGTCAAGGCCTGCTTCGACGCGTACTACGAGCTCTACAAGAAGGGCTACGTCCTCAAGGGCACCCCGGGCCTGGACCACATCCAGTCGCAGACCGCCTGGGCCGAGGGCAAGGCGCTGTTCATCCCGAACGGCTCCTGGGTGGAGAACGAGTCGGCCAACGTCATCCCGGAGGACTTCGACCTCGCGGTCTCCGCGCCCACCGGCATCGACTCCTCCGACAAGCTGCCCTTCGGCACGATCTGGGCCTCCGGCGGCGAGCCGTTCATCGTCCCGGCCAAGGCGAAGAACGCCGAGGGCGGCATGGAACAACTGCGCATCATGCTCAGTGAGGCGTCGTCGAAGAACTTCACCAGCAAGGTGAAGTCACTGACCGCGTACAACGGCGGCACCGACGGCATCACCCTCACCCCCGGTCTGAAGTCGGGCGTCGCGGCCCTGGAAAAGGCCGGCGAGAACGTGGTGAACCCCCGAATGCAGGACTGGTACGTGCAGTTGCAGAAGGAGAAGATCGGCGTCTCCGGCCTGGGCGAGATGATGGCCGGCCGCCTCACCCCCGCCGAGGCCATCAAGAAGATCCAGGCCTACGCCGACGAGACCGCCAAGGACACGTCGATCAAGCACTACAAACACCAGTAACAGCACCGGAAACCCATTTTCCGCAACGGCACCGGAGTGGCGATGCAGCACGGCAAGTACCGGTTCATCGTGGGCTTCCTCGCGCTGCCCCTGGGACTGTACGCGCTCTTCGTGATCTGGCCGTTCATCCAGTCCATCTACTACTCGTTCACGGACTGGACCGGCCTGAGTCCCGAATTCGAGATGGTCGGTTTCGACAACTACAGCCGGATGCTCGACGACGAGATCTTCTGGAAGTCGTTGCAGCACAGCCTGCTGTTCGCGCTCCTGCTGCCGGTGGTGACGATCAGTCTGGCGCTGTTCTTCGCATTCATGATCAACGTAGGCGGAAGAAAGCGGAGGAACGGCCCGGCCATCACCGGCGTCCGCGGCTCCTCCTTCTACAAGATCGTCTACTTCTTCCCGCAGGTCCTCTCGATCGCCATCGTCGCGCTGCTGTTCGCGTTCGCGTACAACCCGGACAGCGGCGCGATCAACTCGGTCCTGCGCGGCATCGGCCTCGACAACGTCCAGCCGCTGTGGCTGGGCGACCCCGATCTGGCCCTCTGGGCGGTGATGGCGGTCCTCGTCTGGTCGACGGTCGGCTTCTTCGTCGTCCTCTTCTCCGCGGGCATGGCCTCCATCCCGGCGGAGATGTACGAGGCGGCGCTCCTGGACGGCGCGAACCGCTTCACCACGTTCTTCCGGGTCACCCTGCCCCTCCTCTGGGACACGGTGCAGTCCGGCTGGGTCTACATGGGCATCCTCGCCCTGGGCGCCGAGTCGTTCGCGGTCGTGCAGATCATGACGACCGGGCCGGGCGGTCCCGACTACTCGACCACCGTCATGGTCCTGTACGTGTACCAGAAGGCGTTCCGGGACGGGCAGGCCGCCTACGCCACCACCATCGGTGTCGCCCTGCTCGTCGTCACGCTGGCCTTCGCCGCCGTGGTGATGCGGCTGGGCCGTCGCGAGCGGCTGGAGTACTGACGCAGATGAAGACGACCGAAACCCCCGCTCCCCTCCCGGCCGAGTCCGGCGCGCCGATCACGAAGGCGGACACACCACCGCCGGCGCCCCCGAAGGAGAAGAAAGAGGGCACGGTCCTCAACGTCTTCTCCCACGGCGTCCTCGTCATCTGGGCGGTCATGGTGGTCATGCCGCTGCTCTGGGCGGTCATGACGTCCTTCAAGGACGACCGCTCCATCTTCGGCTCGCCCTGGTCGCTCCCCGACTCCCTGCACTTCGACAACTGGTCGCGGGCGTGGACCCAGGCCAACATGAGCGACTACTTCCTCAACACGGTCCTGGTGGTGGGCGGTTCGCTCATCGGCACGCTCGTCCTCGGCTCGATGGCGGCCTACGTCCTGGCCCGCTTCGACTTCCCGGGCAACCGGTTCATCTACTACCTGTTCATCGGCGGCATGAGTTTCCCGATCATGCTCGCGCTGGTCCCGCTGTTCTACGTCGTGAACAACATGGGCCTGCTGAACACCATCCACGGCCTGATCCTGGTCTACATCGCGTACTCGCTGCCGTTCACGGTGTTCTTCCTGACGGCGTTCTTCCGCACGCTGCCGACGTCCATCGCGGAAGCGGCCTTCGTCGACGGGGCGTCCCACAGCCGTACGTTCTTCCAGATCATGCTCCCCATGGCCAAGCCGGGCCTGGTCAGCGTCGGCATCTTCAACTTCCTGGGCCAGTGGAACCAGTACATGCTCCCCACGGTCCTCAACACGGACCCCGACCAGCGGGTCCTCACCCAGGGCCTGGTCCAGCTGGCGGTGAGCCAGGGCTACAAGGGCGACTGGTCGGGCCTGTTCGCGGGCTTGGTGATGGCGATGCTGCCGGTGCTCGCGGCGTACGTCATCTTCCAGCGGCAGGTGGTGCAGGGCTTGACGGCGGGCGCGCTGAAGTAGTCCGGGCCGGTTTCTCCACCGCCGGGTGGACCCGCAACCCGGCGAACGGGGTGCCGCTGCGTCCACCCGTGCCGCCCCTAGCGGCACGATGGCCCGCAGCCGAGCGGGATGGGCGGCCCGCGGCTAAGCGCGATGGACGGCCGGCAGCCAACCGGGACGGGTGGCCCCGCGGCCGAGCGGCGGGAGCCCGCGCCGGCGGCCCCGCGGCCGAGCGGCGGGAGCCCGCGCCGGCGGCCCCGCGGCCGAGCGGCGGGAGCCCGTGCCGCAGACGGGGCGGCCGGGCGGCAGCCACGACGCGCCCGCACCCGCCGTCCGACGGAAGGGGACGTGCCGGGGGGGGGGGGGGGGGTCCGCCCGCAGCGGTTGGCGCGTCAACGGGCGGTTGGTCGGTATTCGCCCCCATCGCGCCGTTCCGAGGACGGAGACCCCCCGGCGCGGCCCCGACCCACACCCGGCGGCGGGCGCAAGCACCCGCACCCCCGCCCACCTCGGCCGATAGAAAGCGCGAACCATCACGTAGCCCTGCGCAACCACCCGCACACCCCCCGGAATCAGTTCAACCTCTTGACGGGAGGCAACCCGAACGGCTCAGCTTAGAGTTCACT
This genomic stretch from Streptomyces sp. Go-475 harbors:
- the ngcE gene encoding N-acetylglucosamine/diacetylchitobiose ABC transporter substrate-binding protein: MGSTSAENHGTEGVGRRDLIKRSAALGLISVPTMSFLSACASSGGGDSGDKAKAGKKTEKNPLGVNDTAGMEFVLFDGGFGKEYAEDAVKIYEKNFPKVKVKFSATQKIQSTLQPRFNQGTPPDLIDNSGAEQMDMGVLASKQQLTDLTPLLDAPSYDDPAKKVRDTLRPGIVEMGQLDGDPVWIMYYAYTVYGVWYSRKALDSLDEQYPETWDQMLAVCEKAKKKGMAGWTYAGKYPYYLPFSLYPMIGKVGGREVLDAIDNLEPNAWKHPAVKACFDAYYELYKKGYVLKGTPGLDHIQSQTAWAEGKALFIPNGSWVENESANVIPEDFDLAVSAPTGIDSSDKLPFGTIWASGGEPFIVPAKAKNAEGGMEQLRIMLSEASSKNFTSKVKSLTAYNGGTDGITLTPGLKSGVAALEKAGENVVNPRMQDWYVQLQKEKIGVSGLGEMMAGRLTPAEAIKKIQAYADETAKDTSIKHYKHQ
- a CDS encoding sugar ABC transporter permease, whose amino-acid sequence is MQHGKYRFIVGFLALPLGLYALFVIWPFIQSIYYSFTDWTGLSPEFEMVGFDNYSRMLDDEIFWKSLQHSLLFALLLPVVTISLALFFAFMINVGGRKRRNGPAITGVRGSSFYKIVYFFPQVLSIAIVALLFAFAYNPDSGAINSVLRGIGLDNVQPLWLGDPDLALWAVMAVLVWSTVGFFVVLFSAGMASIPAEMYEAALLDGANRFTTFFRVTLPLLWDTVQSGWVYMGILALGAESFAVVQIMTTGPGGPDYSTTVMVLYVYQKAFRDGQAAYATTIGVALLVVTLAFAAVVMRLGRRERLEY
- a CDS encoding carbohydrate ABC transporter permease; this translates as MKTTETPAPLPAESGAPITKADTPPPAPPKEKKEGTVLNVFSHGVLVIWAVMVVMPLLWAVMTSFKDDRSIFGSPWSLPDSLHFDNWSRAWTQANMSDYFLNTVLVVGGSLIGTLVLGSMAAYVLARFDFPGNRFIYYLFIGGMSFPIMLALVPLFYVVNNMGLLNTIHGLILVYIAYSLPFTVFFLTAFFRTLPTSIAEAAFVDGASHSRTFFQIMLPMAKPGLVSVGIFNFLGQWNQYMLPTVLNTDPDQRVLTQGLVQLAVSQGYKGDWSGLFAGLVMAMLPVLAAYVIFQRQVVQGLTAGALK
- a CDS encoding GH92 family glycosyl hydrolase, which encodes MQRKARHRWGAAVVSATALALALSSQGVAVALPEVPEAPDRKFASSFEADDPVPDWQNTVDTAPDGGKRASGVDGGYSSGIPGNVTDQVTDVRASAENTGGGEVKENLVDGEPSTKWLTFEPTGWAELDLDKPVELVRYALTSANDHDERDPADWTLKGSADGTDWKTLDTRTGESFAERFQTKTYDLAEPAEYRHFRLEVTGNNGGDILQLADLQLSTGGGAGPVPQDMLSLVDRGPSGSPTAKAGAGFTGKRALRYAGRHIADGRAYSYNRVFDVNVAVGRNTRLSYRIFPSMADGDLDYDATNVSVDLVFTDGTQLSELRATDQHGFPLTPRGQGAAKILYVNQWNNVVSRIGSVAAGKTVDRILVAYDSPKGPAKFRGWLDDVSIESVAPERSKAHLSDYAVTTRGTHSSGGFSRGNNFPATAVPHGFNFWTPVTNAGSLSWLYDYARANNADNLPTIQAFSASHEPSPWMGDRQTFQVMPSVADGTPAYGREARELAFRHENETARPYYYGVRFENGLKAEMAPTDHAAALRFTYPGDDTSVLFDNVTDQAGLTLDQEHGVVTGFSDVKSGLSTGATRLFVYGEFDKPVTDGDSSGVKGYLRFEADDRTVTLRLATSLISLDQARDNLRQEIPEGRSFEAVKRSAQRQWDRLLGKVEVEGATPDQLTTLYSSLYRLYLYPNSGFEKVGGEYRYASPFSPMPNPDTPTHTGAKIVDGKVYVNNGFWDTYRTTWPAYAFLTPSRAGELVDGFVQQYKDGGWTSRWSSPGYADLMTGTSSDVAFADAYVKGVGFDAKAAYEAAVKNATVVPPNSGVGRKGMATSPFLGYTSTETHEGLSWALEGYLNDYGISRMGLKLYEETGERRYQEESEYFLDRARDYVNLFDEKAGFFQGRDAKGDWRVEAAEYDPRVWGHDYTETNGWGYAFTAPQDSRGLANLYGGRKGLGDKLDEYLSTPETASPEFVGSYGGVIHEMTEARDVRMGMYGHSNQVAHHALYMYDAAGRPWKTQQNVREVLSRLYTGSEIGQGYHGDEDNGEQSAWFLFSALGFYPLVMGSGEYAIGSPLFTKATVHLENGRELVVRAPRNSVRNVYVQGLKVNGRAWSKTSLPHSLVAKGGVLEFDMGPRPSSWGTGEDAAPVSITQDDEVPTPRADLLKGEGALFDDTSATDAAVTSVDLPVREGAKAVQYTLTSSADRAKAPAGWTLQGSPDGETWRTLDRRSGESFAWDRQTRAFSVRSPGTYERYRLVLDSEATLAEVELLG